A window of Bacteroidota bacterium contains these coding sequences:
- a CDS encoding T9SS type A sorting domain-containing protein, protein MRLNKLLCFALSLLLMPGLVSQLATAQDVVFDDMEHADPDNNGWFAFGSDIGGGGYAIEDMDLPADNGGAAALSVGFGGAAGFIGGFGRTNPVDLSNVDHFNFWINPAADQSYTLEINFQDDDNGDDDIPNPSADDDEYQFNCVVGPNGPCAVSGGGWQLVEIPFSELFDDNSFHTGGNAAFDPTPTSAGGNGQLVNVVIAIIGTGTDANFLTDYWVFTQGALSTDIEEAGIPTDFALMQNYPNPFNPSTAITFNMPQAETVNLSVFNLLGQRVATLIDGAQLQSGQHTVSFDATNLPTGMYIYRLTAGTSFAQTRRMTLVR, encoded by the coding sequence ATGCGTTTGAACAAGCTACTATGTTTTGCACTTTCACTGCTTTTGATGCCGGGGCTGGTTTCTCAATTAGCCACCGCACAGGATGTAGTCTTTGATGACATGGAGCATGCAGATCCAGACAACAATGGCTGGTTTGCCTTTGGCAGTGACATTGGCGGTGGCGGGTATGCCATCGAAGACATGGACCTCCCTGCTGACAACGGTGGCGCAGCTGCGCTTAGCGTTGGCTTTGGCGGTGCAGCCGGCTTCATTGGCGGGTTTGGACGTACCAACCCGGTGGACCTTAGCAATGTGGACCATTTCAATTTCTGGATCAACCCGGCAGCCGACCAAAGCTATACGCTCGAAATCAACTTCCAGGATGATGACAACGGCGATGACGACATCCCCAACCCGTCTGCCGATGACGATGAATACCAGTTCAACTGCGTCGTTGGCCCTAACGGCCCTTGTGCTGTGAGTGGTGGTGGCTGGCAGTTGGTTGAAATCCCGTTTTCGGAGTTGTTTGATGACAATTCGTTTCATACCGGGGGCAACGCGGCCTTCGATCCAACGCCAACCTCTGCGGGCGGCAACGGGCAACTGGTCAACGTTGTGATCGCAATTATTGGCACCGGTACGGATGCCAACTTCCTGACAGATTACTGGGTGTTTACCCAGGGTGCGCTGTCAACGGACATCGAAGAAGCCGGCATCCCAACGGACTTCGCGCTCATGCAGAACTACCCCAACCCCTTCAATCCATCAACTGCCATCACGTTTAATATGCCACAGGCGGAAACGGTGAATCTCTCCGTGTTCAACCTCCTGGGCCAGCGTGTTGCTACGTTGATCGACGGGGCACAGCTGCAGTCCGGACAGCACACCGTTTCTTTTGATGCCACCAACCTGCCAACAGGCATGTACATCTACCGCCTAACCGCTGGCACCTCGTTTGCGCAAACGCGCCGCATGACGCTGGTGCGCTAA
- a CDS encoding Gfo/Idh/MocA family oxidoreductase — translation MHSNKNVSRREFLATSSAAVAGTAVGPGIAFGAKKAKMKVALVGTGIRGTTMWGRSVAREYADEVEFVGLCDNNPGRLAYGKAYIGVDCKTYTDFDLMLREGKPDMVIVTTVDSTHHEFIVKAMDFGCDVISEKPMTTDEQKCQAIIDKQAETGKNLTVTFNYRYSPHRQKMKELLMQGEIGRVTSVDFHWYLDVYHGADYFRRWHGKEKFGGSLWVHKAAHHFDLLNWWLDSEPTQVFAHGGLEFYGSNNDFRHTNCRSCPHKQSCDFHWDITKNETLKKLYVDHEHHDGYLRDGCVWSDEIDIYDKMGAQIKYANDVQVSYSCTTYSPYEGYRIAFNGTKGRLEAWVQERQPWPREAYDELRLTDNFGYTQLIQVPHGGGGHGGGDTRLKDKIFVNPDAPDPYRQSAGFRDGAMSSLVGIAARKSIKENRLVKISELTTLEPVAVRSSIG, via the coding sequence ATGCACAGCAACAAAAATGTGTCGCGTAGGGAATTTTTGGCAACAAGTAGCGCAGCTGTTGCAGGAACTGCTGTAGGGCCGGGGATTGCTTTTGGGGCAAAAAAGGCAAAGATGAAAGTAGCCCTGGTAGGCACGGGCATCCGCGGCACTACCATGTGGGGACGTTCTGTGGCGCGTGAATACGCTGACGAAGTGGAATTTGTAGGGCTGTGCGACAACAACCCGGGCCGGCTGGCCTATGGCAAGGCGTATATCGGCGTGGACTGTAAAACGTATACAGATTTTGATCTGATGCTGCGTGAAGGCAAACCCGACATGGTGATTGTAACCACCGTCGATTCCACCCATCACGAGTTCATCGTTAAAGCGATGGACTTTGGCTGTGACGTGATTTCGGAAAAGCCGATGACCACAGACGAGCAGAAATGCCAGGCGATTATCGATAAACAAGCGGAGACGGGTAAAAATCTCACCGTTACGTTCAACTATCGCTACTCGCCGCACCGTCAAAAAATGAAAGAGTTGCTCATGCAAGGTGAAATCGGGCGAGTAACTTCGGTCGATTTTCACTGGTATTTGGATGTATACCACGGGGCGGATTACTTCCGCCGGTGGCATGGCAAAGAAAAGTTTGGCGGCTCGCTATGGGTGCACAAAGCAGCCCATCATTTTGACCTGCTAAACTGGTGGCTCGATTCAGAACCTACGCAAGTGTTTGCGCACGGTGGCCTGGAGTTTTACGGCAGCAACAATGATTTCCGGCATACAAACTGCCGTAGCTGTCCCCACAAGCAATCTTGTGATTTTCATTGGGATATCACCAAAAATGAGACCCTGAAGAAGCTCTACGTAGACCACGAACATCACGACGGATACCTGCGCGATGGATGCGTGTGGTCGGATGAAATTGACATCTACGACAAAATGGGTGCGCAAATTAAGTACGCGAACGATGTGCAGGTCTCTTATTCCTGTACCACCTACTCGCCTTATGAAGGGTACCGCATTGCGTTTAATGGCACCAAGGGCCGGCTTGAAGCCTGGGTTCAGGAACGCCAACCCTGGCCGAGAGAGGCTTACGACGAGCTCCGTCTAACAGATAATTTTGGCTACACCCAATTGATCCAGGTACCGCATGGGGGCGGCGGACACGGTGGAGGAGATACGCGTTTGAAAGACAAAATCTTTGTAAACCCGGATGCGCCCGACCCATACCGCCAGTCAGCCGGCTTTCGCGACGGCGCAATGTCTAGTCTAGTAGGTATCGCTGCCCGTAAAAGCATCAAGGAAAACCGATTGGTTAAAATTTCTGAGCTGACCACGCTCGAGCCTGTAGCTGTGCGTTCGTCAATCGGCTAA
- a CDS encoding alpha-galactosidase, which produces MAQSAADWLIDNSAYPARITTDESADKVVLSNGLIARTFKLAPNGATIGFDNLITSESILRGVKPEAVVLIDSVRYAIGGLTGQPNYAYLQPGWIDTMVSDSTAFQFVGYETWSIEAPFGWKRVRHHDEDLAWPPKGVALRMDYQPPAHATWLEGVTVSVHYALYDGIPAYSKWITVQNNADATINLDAFTSEILAAVEPASWVETRGVPMPTPNLHVETDYAFGGMRPENANRLSVHWVKDPDYDTQVNYLRTTPALLEVRPTYGPNQTINAGSTFTSFRAYILVYDTTERERKGLAKRKFYRTIAPWVTENPIMMHVRFADWESVKKAIDQAAEVGFEMVILTFGSGFDIENQDPAYRAEMKRYASYAQSKGVELGGYSLLSSRRIEPDSDNTVNPDTGEPGGQTHGFSPALASPWGQAYFDNLYDFYSTSGFTLLEHDGSYPGDLDAAARPPLQKGVHDSRWVQWQIIADFYKWCRAQGIYLNVPDWYFLVGSTKVAMGYRETNWSLPRIQQVIHARQNIYDGTWDKTPSMGWMFVPLTEYHGGGEAATIEPLDTHLSHYEQMLANNMGAGVQAAYRGPRLYDTPRTKAMVMKWVNWYKQYRDILESDLIHGRRADGRDIDWMLHVNPFLEEKGMLVVFNPLKEEVSRTLRVPLYYTGLTDSAVVGHAGTSPSVLPLARDYSIELEVTVPAQGMSWYVIKAPSDN; this is translated from the coding sequence GTGGCACAATCAGCGGCTGATTGGCTCATCGATAATTCCGCTTACCCGGCACGTATAACTACAGATGAATCTGCTGACAAAGTGGTCCTCTCAAACGGACTCATTGCCCGCACCTTTAAACTCGCACCAAACGGTGCGACGATTGGGTTTGATAACCTGATTACCAGTGAATCCATCCTGCGGGGCGTAAAACCCGAAGCGGTAGTCCTGATCGACAGCGTGCGGTATGCCATTGGCGGACTTACCGGACAACCCAACTATGCTTACCTTCAGCCTGGTTGGATTGACACGATGGTATCAGATTCCACTGCATTTCAATTTGTAGGCTATGAGACATGGTCCATCGAAGCGCCATTTGGCTGGAAGAGGGTCAGGCATCATGACGAAGATCTTGCGTGGCCGCCCAAAGGTGTGGCGCTGCGTATGGACTATCAACCGCCAGCGCACGCAACTTGGCTGGAAGGGGTCACTGTTTCTGTGCACTACGCGCTATATGACGGCATCCCGGCCTACAGTAAGTGGATCACGGTTCAGAACAACGCAGATGCGACAATCAACCTCGACGCGTTTACGAGCGAAATACTGGCCGCTGTGGAGCCGGCATCTTGGGTTGAAACGCGCGGCGTGCCCATGCCGACGCCCAACCTGCACGTAGAAACCGATTACGCCTTTGGTGGCATGCGTCCGGAGAATGCCAACCGGCTGTCTGTGCATTGGGTTAAAGATCCAGACTACGACACCCAGGTAAACTACCTCCGTACCACTCCTGCCCTGTTAGAAGTGCGGCCGACATACGGCCCCAATCAAACCATTAACGCAGGGAGTACCTTCACCTCTTTCAGGGCATATATACTCGTTTATGATACTACAGAAAGAGAACGCAAAGGCCTGGCAAAGCGCAAATTCTACAGGACCATTGCCCCGTGGGTTACCGAAAACCCGATTATGATGCATGTACGTTTTGCAGATTGGGAAAGCGTAAAGAAGGCCATTGACCAGGCAGCTGAAGTTGGATTCGAAATGGTGATTCTGACGTTTGGCAGCGGGTTCGACATCGAAAACCAGGACCCGGCCTATCGGGCAGAAATGAAACGTTACGCGAGCTATGCCCAATCCAAAGGCGTGGAACTGGGTGGGTATTCGCTGTTATCGAGCCGGCGTATTGAACCAGATTCAGATAACACGGTCAATCCGGATACCGGCGAACCCGGCGGCCAAACCCATGGCTTCAGCCCGGCGCTCGCGAGCCCCTGGGGACAAGCATACTTCGACAACCTGTATGACTTTTACAGCACCTCCGGCTTCACCCTCCTCGAACACGACGGCTCTTACCCGGGTGACCTCGATGCAGCCGCCCGCCCTCCCCTGCAAAAGGGCGTACACGACTCGCGTTGGGTGCAGTGGCAGATCATTGCTGATTTCTACAAGTGGTGCCGGGCGCAGGGTATTTACCTGAATGTGCCCGACTGGTACTTCCTCGTCGGCTCAACCAAAGTGGCAATGGGCTATCGGGAAACAAACTGGTCCCTCCCCCGCATCCAGCAGGTGATTCACGCGCGACAGAATATCTACGATGGGACATGGGACAAAACTCCTTCGATGGGCTGGATGTTTGTCCCGCTCACAGAGTACCACGGCGGCGGCGAGGCTGCTACGATTGAGCCGCTGGACACGCACCTGTCCCATTATGAGCAAATGTTAGCCAACAACATGGGCGCCGGCGTCCAGGCCGCCTACCGCGGCCCGCGCCTGTACGACACCCCGCGTACCAAAGCGATGGTAATGAAATGGGTGAACTGGTACAAACAGTACCGTGACATCCTCGAAAGTGATCTCATCCACGGCCGCCGCGCAGATGGGCGGGATATCGATTGGATGCTGCACGTAAATCCCTTTCTCGAAGAAAAAGGGATGCTCGTTGTATTTAACCCACTCAAAGAAGAAGTCAGCCGCACGCTAAGGGTCCCGCTGTATTATACAGGCTTAACAGACAGCGCTGTTGTTGGGCACGCAGGTA
- a CDS encoding aminotransferase class I/II-fold pyridoxal phosphate-dependent enzyme, whose amino-acid sequence MTFKPFTLEQFLSENEQFVDYNYSESGVHPVKLAELLEMAGLGFGDLADVPINYPEVNGAEALREKIAALYPDATAENVLVTVGASEANLLAATTLLAPGDDVLALRPTYLQFGGMAANIGVHVHHLALDEAEGWRLDVGELEDRVSDNTRVISIVNPNNPTGSMLTASEIEALIRVADRVGAWILADEVYAGTEHDGAPETETLYGKYDRVIAVNSMSKAYGLPGLRVGWMVGPSDTIEALWRRHEYAVVSTTMLSNILASAALDVRSALINRTRALIQTGFATLNRYLRVHPGVFEMAPPRASALSFVRYNLPVNSTRFAARLRQEKSVLMVPGDCFGMDHHLRISSALPLPYLEAGLSRFNELVASYLDAP is encoded by the coding sequence ATGACCTTTAAGCCTTTTACGCTGGAGCAATTTCTGTCAGAAAACGAGCAGTTTGTTGACTACAACTACTCGGAAAGCGGCGTACATCCGGTGAAACTGGCTGAGTTGCTTGAAATGGCAGGGCTCGGATTTGGTGATCTTGCGGATGTACCAATTAACTATCCCGAGGTAAATGGCGCCGAGGCATTGCGAGAAAAAATTGCTGCGCTTTATCCTGATGCAACAGCTGAAAATGTACTGGTAACTGTTGGTGCTTCCGAGGCAAATTTGCTGGCGGCTACAACGTTGCTTGCACCCGGCGATGACGTGCTGGCGTTGCGACCCACCTATTTGCAGTTTGGCGGCATGGCAGCCAATATCGGCGTACACGTGCATCACCTTGCATTGGACGAAGCAGAAGGATGGCGTCTGGATGTTGGAGAACTGGAGGATCGGGTCAGCGACAACACGCGGGTGATTTCCATTGTGAATCCGAATAATCCAACGGGATCAATGCTAACGGCTTCTGAAATTGAGGCGCTCATTCGGGTTGCTGACCGGGTGGGAGCCTGGATTTTGGCAGATGAAGTCTACGCCGGCACCGAACACGATGGCGCACCCGAAACGGAAACGCTTTACGGTAAATATGACCGCGTCATTGCTGTCAACAGTATGAGCAAGGCTTACGGGTTACCCGGGCTGCGTGTCGGGTGGATGGTTGGACCCAGCGATACTATTGAAGCGTTGTGGCGCCGGCACGAGTACGCCGTGGTGAGCACCACGATGCTTTCAAACATACTGGCCAGCGCTGCCCTTGATGTCCGATCTGCACTGATCAACCGAACGCGTGCGCTCATCCAAACCGGATTTGCGACCCTCAACAGGTACTTGCGTGTCCATCCCGGTGTCTTTGAGATGGCGCCGCCACGGGCATCAGCGCTTTCTTTTGTGCGTTATAATCTTCCGGTCAATTCAACCCGGTTTGCCGCGCGGTTGCGGCAGGAAAAGAGTGTGCTGATGGTACCGGGTGATTGTTTTGGCATGGATCATCACTTGCGGATCAGCTCAGCATTACCACTGCCATACCTGGAGGCCGGCCTGTCGCGGTTCAATGAATTGGTGGCATCTTACCTCGATGCGCCGTAG
- a CDS encoding flagellin has protein sequence MIEVGGYSRSLEMLYAFSSNNHQISTRQQRLSTGNAINRAEEDAAGISIAARLESRIRGQAQALANIEDAKSLLNIKEQNLTSVQEILITMQEKATQAANDTLDSQARDLVTRQLQSLAAEITTTLTTASYGDVSLNTSSAFTFQVGEEASESFVVENSDEQAETLSLGTLNDGIASWDALSGTGYIMYTETDIFTRFGANPGFNTAENLVAVVNQGGQWYWSSWGGLTAFTPENSDQLLAEVDFDSDTVVNLEGTETTIEGISAGYESGDLVITPNQFGTPPAGSPEDFHVQGTSVVIPPPTLADELTFSAAQLTVSTAAAARSLMGSVESALETLNTEIQAIGEYQQMLTLKSEFLSTKRINASQAKSRIMDADFAKEQIELAKLEILQNTGASSLSQAVSDNNLVLQLL, from the coding sequence ATGATTGAGGTTGGCGGCTACTCCCGGAGCCTGGAAATGCTGTACGCATTCTCCTCAAACAATCATCAGATAAGCACCCGACAACAACGCCTGTCGACAGGTAATGCTATTAACCGGGCTGAAGAAGACGCTGCCGGCATCAGCATTGCTGCACGACTGGAATCTCGCATCAGGGGCCAGGCCCAGGCGCTCGCAAATATTGAGGATGCCAAAAGTCTGCTTAACATTAAAGAGCAAAACCTTACCAGCGTCCAGGAAATCCTGATTACCATGCAGGAGAAGGCAACCCAGGCGGCAAACGATACCCTCGACTCCCAAGCCCGAGATCTCGTTACCCGGCAGCTGCAGTCGCTTGCAGCGGAGATTACCACGACGCTCACCACGGCTTCTTATGGTGATGTATCGCTCAATACTTCATCAGCGTTTACCTTTCAAGTAGGTGAAGAAGCAAGCGAGTCATTTGTTGTGGAGAACAGCGACGAACAGGCAGAAACATTGAGCCTGGGTACGTTGAATGACGGCATTGCGTCATGGGACGCACTTTCGGGCACCGGGTATATCATGTATACCGAGACAGATATTTTCACGCGCTTTGGCGCTAACCCCGGATTTAATACAGCAGAAAATCTGGTTGCCGTAGTAAACCAGGGTGGACAATGGTACTGGAGCAGTTGGGGAGGCCTGACCGCATTTACGCCGGAAAACTCGGATCAATTGCTGGCTGAAGTAGATTTTGACAGCGATACGGTGGTAAACCTTGAGGGCACGGAAACCACCATAGAGGGCATCAGCGCCGGCTATGAAAGCGGTGACCTTGTCATCACACCCAACCAATTCGGGACCCCGCCCGCCGGCTCTCCCGAGGACTTCCATGTGCAGGGCACATCGGTTGTTATCCCCCCGCCAACGCTGGCTGATGAGCTGACATTTTCTGCTGCCCAACTCACTGTATCAACAGCCGCCGCTGCACGATCTCTCATGGGCAGTGTTGAATCAGCGCTCGAAACCCTGAATACAGAAATACAGGCCATTGGCGAATACCAGCAAATGTTGACACTCAAAAGCGAATTTCTGAGCACGAAGCGAATCAACGCTTCTCAGGCAAAAAGTAGAATCATGGATGCTGACTTTGCCAAAGAACAAATCGAACTGGCCAAACTGGAAATACTGCAAAACACAGGCGCATCGTCGCTGTCTCAGGCTGTTTCGGACAACAACCTCGTGTTACAACTCCTCTAG
- a CDS encoding NlpC/P60 family protein, giving the protein MQNATIKATLTLALLFFTQPLIAAPMPDDDIQPGDLLFFWISDKGRHVGIYLEDGKFFHASTSEGVTISRLDADYWRYRLISVRRVNHDVSLDALKRAFRQYDPAAYKYGAVGPNRFDCSGLVQRVFREHGVDLPRTTRTQLGVGRKVMSGRDYLLRNRR; this is encoded by the coding sequence ATGCAGAATGCTACTATAAAAGCGACGCTTACCCTTGCCCTCCTCTTTTTTACACAACCGCTAATTGCAGCTCCAATGCCGGATGACGACATCCAGCCGGGTGACTTGCTGTTCTTCTGGATCAGCGACAAAGGCCGGCACGTGGGCATTTACCTTGAAGACGGCAAATTCTTTCACGCCTCTACTTCAGAAGGCGTGACGATCAGCCGGCTCGATGCTGATTACTGGCGCTATCGCCTCATCTCCGTCCGCCGTGTAAATCATGACGTATCCCTGGATGCATTGAAGCGCGCCTTCAGGCAATACGACCCTGCAGCCTACAAGTACGGCGCCGTTGGCCCCAATCGATTCGACTGCTCGGGGCTCGTGCAACGCGTATTCAGAGAACACGGTGTTGACTTGCCCCGCACCACGCGCACCCAATTGGGGGTTGGTCGGAAAGTGATGTCGGGCCGCGACTACCTGTTGCGGAACCGGCGATAA